One Larus michahellis chromosome 20, bLarMic1.1, whole genome shotgun sequence genomic window carries:
- the TCF7L1 gene encoding transcription factor 7-like 1 isoform X3 — translation MPQLEPAGGDDLGAPDELIAFQDEGEEQDKGAGRGSAHGDLDELKSSLVSETENRGTGGGTGGGSDSEAERPPQPRESFQKPRDYLAEVVRRQQDGGFFKGPPYPGYPFLMLPELSSPYLANGALSPGGARTYLQMKWPLLDVPTGATLKDSRSPSPAHLSNKVPVVQHAHHMHPLTPLITYSNDHFSPGSPPGHLSPEIDPKTGIPRPPHPSELPPYYPLSPGAVGQIPHPLGWLVPQQGQPVYSIPPGGFRHPYPALAMNASMSSLMSSRFSPHMVPPPTHGLHPSGIPHPTIVSPIVKQEPTQPSVSPGGNSKSPVTVKKEEEKKPHIKKPLNAFMLYMKEMRAKVVAECTLKESAAINQILGRRWHSLSREEQAKYYELARKERQLHSQLYPTWSARDNYGKKKKRKREKLAQQQSHDTESSLASKSKKPCVQYLPAEKPCDSPASSHGSMLDSPATPSAALASPAAPAATHSEQAQPLSLTTKPEARAQLTVHSAAFLSGKAASSSSSSSSSSSSSSLGSPPSLLSRPIPFTSVPSTALLSSPPSFAAAIPSPQAALAVLQTQPLSLVTKPAD, via the exons ATGCCGCAGCTGGAaccggcggggggggacgaccTGGGGGCCCCCGACGAGCTCATCGCCTTCCAGGACGAGGGCGAGGAGCAGGACAAGGGCGCGGGGCGCGGCTCGGCCCACGGGGACCTGGACGAGCTCAAGTCCTCCCTGGTCAGCGAGACCGAGAACCGGGGCaccggcggcggcaccggcggcggctCCGACTCCGAG GCGGagcggcccccgcagccccgggaaAGTTTCCAGAAGCCGCGGGATTACTTGGCAGAAG tgGTCAGACGACAGcaagatgggggtttttttaagggccCCCCCTACCCCGGATACCCCTTCCTGATGCTCCCCGAGCTGAGCAGCCCCTACCTCGCCAACGGAGCCCTCTCCCCCGGCGGCGCCCGCACC TACCTGCAGATGAAGTGGCCGCTGCTGGACGTGCCCACCGGCGCCACGCTGAAGGACAGCCGCTCGCCCTCGCCCGCACACTTG TCGAACAAGGTCCCGGTGGTGCAGCACGCCCATCACATGCACCCGCTGACCCCGCTCATCACCTACAGCAACGACCACTTCTCGCCGGGCTCGCCGCCCGGCCACCTCTCGCCGGAGATCGACCCAAAGACGG GGATCCCGCGGCCGCCGCACCCATCGGAGCTGCCCCCCTATTACCCGCTGTCGCCAGGAGCCGTGGGGCAGATCCCGCACCCGCTGGGCTGGCTCGTGCCGCA GCAAGGACAGCCCGTGTACTCCATCCCTCCCGGCGGCTTTCGGCACCCCTACCCCGCCCTCGCCATGAATGCCTCCATGTCCAG CTTGATGTCCAGCCGTTTCTCCCCGCACATGGTCCCACCGCCCACCCACGGGCTGCACCCCTCGGGCATCCCGCACCCGACCATTGTCTCGCCCATCGTGAAGCAGGAACCCACCCAGCCCAGCGTCAGCCCTGGAGGCAACTC GAAATCCCCGGTCACtgtgaagaaggaagaggagaagaaaccCCACATCAAGAAGCCGCTCAATGCCTTCATGTTGTATATGAAGGAGATGAGGGCCAAGGTGGTGGCTGAGTGCACGCTGAAGGAGAGCGCTGCCATCAACCAGATCCTGGGCAGACGG TGGCACTCGCTGTCGCGGGAGGAGCAGGCCAAGTACTACGAGCTGGCGCGGAAAGAGCGGCAGCTGCACTCCCAGCTCTACCCGACGTGGTCGGCACGGGACAACTAC ggcaagaaaaagaagagaaagcgaGAGAAGCTGGCTCAGCAGCAAAGCCACGACACGGAGA GCTCCCTGGCGTCCAAGAGCAAGAAGCCGTGTGTGCAGTACCTGCCGGCCGAGAAACCGTGCGACAGCCCCGCATCCTCCCACGGCAGCATGCTGGATTCGCCCGCCACGCCGTCGGCCGCCCTGGCGTCCCCGGCCGCCCCGGCTGCCACCCACTCGGAACAGGCTCAGCCCCTCTCGCTCACCACCAAGCCGGAGGCGAGGGCTCAGCTCACCGTCCACTCGGCCGCCTTCCTCTCGGGCAAAGccgcctcttcttcctcctcctcctcctcctcttcctcctcctcaagcCTCGGCAGCCCGCCCTCGCTCCTCTCCAGACCCATCCCCTTCACCTCGGTGCCCTCCACGGCTCTCCTGTCCTCGCCTCCATCCTTCGCGGCCGCCATCCCGTCCCCGCAGGCTGCCCTGGCCGTGCTGCAGACGCAGCCCCTTTCCCTGGTCACCAAACCTGCTGACTAA
- the TCF7L1 gene encoding transcription factor 7-like 1 isoform X2 codes for MSQKVWFWVPADEVAAAGRAHRRHAEGQPLALARTLVEQGPGGAARPSHAPADPAHHLQQRPLLAGLAARPPLAGDRPKDGWLSQPGPWVVGRARGRWPGMGPRLVAGIPRPPHPSELPPYYPLSPGAVGQIPHPLGWLVPQQGQPVYSIPPGGFRHPYPALAMNASMSSLMSSRFSPHMVPPPTHGLHPSGIPHPTIVSPIVKQEPTQPSVSPGGNSKSPVTVKKEEEKKPHIKKPLNAFMLYMKEMRAKVVAECTLKESAAINQILGRRWHSLSREEQAKYYELARKERQLHSQLYPTWSARDNYGKKKKRKREKLAQQQSHDTESSLASKSKKPCVQYLPAEKPCDSPASSHGSMLDSPATPSAALASPAAPAATHSEQAQPLSLTTKPEARAQLTVHSAAFLSGKAASSSSSSSSSSSSSSLGSPPSLLSRPIPFTSVPSTALLSSPPSFAAAIPSPQAALAVLQTQPLSLVTKPAD; via the exons ATGTCCCAAAAAGTCTGGTTTTGGG TACCTGCAGATGAAGTGGCCGCTGCTGGACGTGCCCACCGGCGCCACGCTGAAGGACAGCCGCTCGCCCTCGCCCGCACACTTG TCGAACAAGGTCCCGGTGGTGCAGCACGCCCATCACATGCACCCGCTGACCCCGCTCATCACCTACAGCAACGACCACTTCTCGCCGGGCTCGCCGCCCGGCCACCTCTCGCCGGAGATCGACCCAAAGACGG GTGGCTGTCACAGCCTGGTCCCTGGGTGGTGGGAAGGGCCCGGGGCCGGTGGCCGGGGATGGGTCCTCGCCTGGTCGCAG GGATCCCGCGGCCGCCGCACCCATCGGAGCTGCCCCCCTATTACCCGCTGTCGCCAGGAGCCGTGGGGCAGATCCCGCACCCGCTGGGCTGGCTCGTGCCGCA GCAAGGACAGCCCGTGTACTCCATCCCTCCCGGCGGCTTTCGGCACCCCTACCCCGCCCTCGCCATGAATGCCTCCATGTCCAG CTTGATGTCCAGCCGTTTCTCCCCGCACATGGTCCCACCGCCCACCCACGGGCTGCACCCCTCGGGCATCCCGCACCCGACCATTGTCTCGCCCATCGTGAAGCAGGAACCCACCCAGCCCAGCGTCAGCCCTGGAGGCAACTC GAAATCCCCGGTCACtgtgaagaaggaagaggagaagaaaccCCACATCAAGAAGCCGCTCAATGCCTTCATGTTGTATATGAAGGAGATGAGGGCCAAGGTGGTGGCTGAGTGCACGCTGAAGGAGAGCGCTGCCATCAACCAGATCCTGGGCAGACGG TGGCACTCGCTGTCGCGGGAGGAGCAGGCCAAGTACTACGAGCTGGCGCGGAAAGAGCGGCAGCTGCACTCCCAGCTCTACCCGACGTGGTCGGCACGGGACAACTAC ggcaagaaaaagaagagaaagcgaGAGAAGCTGGCTCAGCAGCAAAGCCACGACACGGAGA GCTCCCTGGCGTCCAAGAGCAAGAAGCCGTGTGTGCAGTACCTGCCGGCCGAGAAACCGTGCGACAGCCCCGCATCCTCCCACGGCAGCATGCTGGATTCGCCCGCCACGCCGTCGGCCGCCCTGGCGTCCCCGGCCGCCCCGGCTGCCACCCACTCGGAACAGGCTCAGCCCCTCTCGCTCACCACCAAGCCGGAGGCGAGGGCTCAGCTCACCGTCCACTCGGCCGCCTTCCTCTCGGGCAAAGccgcctcttcttcctcctcctcctcctcctcttcctcctcctcaagcCTCGGCAGCCCGCCCTCGCTCCTCTCCAGACCCATCCCCTTCACCTCGGTGCCCTCCACGGCTCTCCTGTCCTCGCCTCCATCCTTCGCGGCCGCCATCCCGTCCCCGCAGGCTGCCCTGGCCGTGCTGCAGACGCAGCCCCTTTCCCTGGTCACCAAACCTGCTGACTAA
- the TCF7L1 gene encoding transcription factor 7-like 1 isoform X1 translates to MPQLEPAGGDDLGAPDELIAFQDEGEEQDKGAGRGSAHGDLDELKSSLVSETENRGTGGGTGGGSDSEAERPPQPRESFQKPRDYLAEVVRRQQDGGFFKGPPYPGYPFLMLPELSSPYLANGALSPGGARTSNKVPVVQHAHHMHPLTPLITYSNDHFSPGSPPGHLSPEIDPKTGIPRPPHPSELPPYYPLSPGAVGQIPHPLGWLVPQQGQPVYSIPPGGFRHPYPALAMNASMSSLMSSRFSPHMVPPPTHGLHPSGIPHPTIVSPIVKQEPTQPSVSPGGNSKSPVTVKKEEEKKPHIKKPLNAFMLYMKEMRAKVVAECTLKESAAINQILGRRWHSLSREEQAKYYELARKERQLHSQLYPTWSARDNYGKKKKRKREKLAQQQSHDTESSLASKSKKPCVQYLPAEKPCDSPASSHGSMLDSPATPSAALASPAAPAATHSEQAQPLSLTTKPEARAQLTVHSAAFLSGKAASSSSSSSSSSSSSSLGSPPSLLSRPIPFTSVPSTALLSSPPSFAAAIPSPQAALAVLQTQPLSLVTKPAD, encoded by the exons ATGCCGCAGCTGGAaccggcggggggggacgaccTGGGGGCCCCCGACGAGCTCATCGCCTTCCAGGACGAGGGCGAGGAGCAGGACAAGGGCGCGGGGCGCGGCTCGGCCCACGGGGACCTGGACGAGCTCAAGTCCTCCCTGGTCAGCGAGACCGAGAACCGGGGCaccggcggcggcaccggcggcggctCCGACTCCGAG GCGGagcggcccccgcagccccgggaaAGTTTCCAGAAGCCGCGGGATTACTTGGCAGAAG tgGTCAGACGACAGcaagatgggggtttttttaagggccCCCCCTACCCCGGATACCCCTTCCTGATGCTCCCCGAGCTGAGCAGCCCCTACCTCGCCAACGGAGCCCTCTCCCCCGGCGGCGCCCGCACC TCGAACAAGGTCCCGGTGGTGCAGCACGCCCATCACATGCACCCGCTGACCCCGCTCATCACCTACAGCAACGACCACTTCTCGCCGGGCTCGCCGCCCGGCCACCTCTCGCCGGAGATCGACCCAAAGACGG GGATCCCGCGGCCGCCGCACCCATCGGAGCTGCCCCCCTATTACCCGCTGTCGCCAGGAGCCGTGGGGCAGATCCCGCACCCGCTGGGCTGGCTCGTGCCGCA GCAAGGACAGCCCGTGTACTCCATCCCTCCCGGCGGCTTTCGGCACCCCTACCCCGCCCTCGCCATGAATGCCTCCATGTCCAG CTTGATGTCCAGCCGTTTCTCCCCGCACATGGTCCCACCGCCCACCCACGGGCTGCACCCCTCGGGCATCCCGCACCCGACCATTGTCTCGCCCATCGTGAAGCAGGAACCCACCCAGCCCAGCGTCAGCCCTGGAGGCAACTC GAAATCCCCGGTCACtgtgaagaaggaagaggagaagaaaccCCACATCAAGAAGCCGCTCAATGCCTTCATGTTGTATATGAAGGAGATGAGGGCCAAGGTGGTGGCTGAGTGCACGCTGAAGGAGAGCGCTGCCATCAACCAGATCCTGGGCAGACGG TGGCACTCGCTGTCGCGGGAGGAGCAGGCCAAGTACTACGAGCTGGCGCGGAAAGAGCGGCAGCTGCACTCCCAGCTCTACCCGACGTGGTCGGCACGGGACAACTAC ggcaagaaaaagaagagaaagcgaGAGAAGCTGGCTCAGCAGCAAAGCCACGACACGGAGA GCTCCCTGGCGTCCAAGAGCAAGAAGCCGTGTGTGCAGTACCTGCCGGCCGAGAAACCGTGCGACAGCCCCGCATCCTCCCACGGCAGCATGCTGGATTCGCCCGCCACGCCGTCGGCCGCCCTGGCGTCCCCGGCCGCCCCGGCTGCCACCCACTCGGAACAGGCTCAGCCCCTCTCGCTCACCACCAAGCCGGAGGCGAGGGCTCAGCTCACCGTCCACTCGGCCGCCTTCCTCTCGGGCAAAGccgcctcttcttcctcctcctcctcctcctcttcctcctcctcaagcCTCGGCAGCCCGCCCTCGCTCCTCTCCAGACCCATCCCCTTCACCTCGGTGCCCTCCACGGCTCTCCTGTCCTCGCCTCCATCCTTCGCGGCCGCCATCCCGTCCCCGCAGGCTGCCCTGGCCGTGCTGCAGACGCAGCCCCTTTCCCTGGTCACCAAACCTGCTGACTAA